The genomic region GGGCGAGATGGAGGAGGAGGGCAAGCTGCTGGTTGCGCGGAGCGGCGTGGCGCTGATCCTGGTGCGATGACAGGCAGCCGGACCTCGGCAGTCGGTGGGAATAGCGGCGTTCGGCCATGGCGGTTCGTTTAGGGTTCGGAAAGTCGTGCGGGCTACATCACGGCGTGGACGAGCAGGACCGACAGGGCGGTAACAGCGAGCAGCGGCAGAAGCGCGTCCTCGGCCGGCGAGCCGGTGGAGATGCGCAGCCATGGCGGCAGGAGCCAGCAGCGGCGCTTGCGCCACGGCAGGAACGGGATGCCGGTGCGCGTGCAGGCGTCGGCGGCCAGGTGGCTTGCGTACCCAAGCAACAAGGCTGACGCCGGACGCCATCCCCATATAGGAATGAGCATGCCGCCGACACCGGCGACCAGGATGAGACCGTACAGCGAGTGCAGCGGGCCGCGATGCCCCCAGGCGCGATGCACCATGGCAGAGAGCGGGACCAGCGGACGCACGCCGGCAACTTCCCAGGCAGACAGCTTGGACCGGGAGGCGTCGAGGTCCGGAAGCAGCGCCCCGAAGGCGGCGATCGCCGCCAGAACGCTGATGCCGTCCAAAGGGCCGCTTCCAGACAGCCCGCCCGGCACGGCGGCGAGCAGCCACAGGGAGGCGACGCCGGCCAGCGCGTGCGAGCGCCCCATCATTGGCCCCCTTCCCTCTTGGGTTCGTCCGCCCGTACCAGCGAGACGGTCACGCGGAAGCGAAACTCCGGCCGTGTTCCTTGCCCGCAAAGGCCGGCGGCTTGTTCCGGCGGACCGTCGGGACCGGCTTCCGCTTCGCCCGCTTTCGTGGGCGCAGCGGCATATGCCTGCCGGCTGGACGAGATGCTCTTCCAGTAGCCTTCGTCCAAGGCCGCGCCGCCCGCGTCGCGAATAACCCCTATGCCGTGGCGGACCATGAGTCCCGCCAGCTCCGTCCCGTCGATCAGCCGGATGGGGGTCGCAGGGACGGACGCGGCGGCGGCGCGGGCGACCGGCGAGACGCCGGCGGTTGTCAAGATCAGGCCCTGGCGAGCGTCCAGCCTCAGGGCCGCTCCGCGCAGCTCGTCCACGCTGCGCTTCTGCACCG from Capsulimonas corticalis harbors:
- a CDS encoding metal-dependent hydrolase gives rise to the protein MRARNTAGVSLPRDRLAGTGGRTQEGRGPMMGRSHALAGVASLWLLAAVPGGLSGSGPLDGISVLAAIAAFGALLPDLDASRSKLSAWEVAGVRPLVPLSAMVHRAWGHRGPLHSLYGLILVAGVGGMLIPIWGWRPASALLLGYASHLAADACTRTGIPFLPWRKRRCWLLPPWLRISTGSPAEDALLPLLAVTALSVLLVHAVM
- a CDS encoding restriction endonuclease; its protein translation is MKASRCACPPAGKPEEPKILRRVRERLLALSYPEFQRCLQQLMEAMGYADVAATGRTRRRGHNSDGGADLVAWLQAGVTRFRIVAQAKQLTEPVQKRSVDELRGAALRLDARQGLILTTAGVSPVARAAAASVPATPIRLIDGTELAGLMVRHGIGVIRDAGGAALDEGYWKSISSSRQAYAAAPTKAGEAEAGPDGPPEQAAGLCGQGTRPEFRFRVTVSLVRADEPKREGGQ